ATGCTCTTGGACGCATCAAAGCTCGGCCACCAGCATAGGTTTTCGCATCACTGAAATGCCAGAGACAAACACCAAGCAGATTCTGATTGGCCACCGCTTCCTCGCAAACAAGTTTGAGGTAATCATGCTGATATTCCTCAGAGTGAAAATCACGCTGCTCATCATGCCATCCTCGAAGCCCTTCACAGCCAATTTCACTGATTAGGAATGGCCGATCGTCAAGGCCAGCGGCGGCGAGCTTTTCAATCTGCGCACGGATATGAGGCACGATAAGCGATAGCGGATCAGGATGATCTTCGCAGCCATACCAGCCTGGATACATATTAATACTCACGACATCGCAGAGGCCAAAGTATAAATCCTTATCCGGGAACATCGATGCGTAGCTCACCAGGCGATTGCCACCAGCGGAACGGAGATAGCTGATTGACTCTTCGAAAATAGGACGCGCAAACTCCTCATCCGATGAGGCTTCATTGAGAAAGCCCCAGATAATAATCGATGGATGGTTGTAGCTCCTTGCCACCATTTCCTCAAGGGAGACACGATGATGCTCCTGAAAGCGTTTGTCGGTTAACTGCTTCTCACGCTGCCCCCAGCCTAGTGCTTCCTCCCAGACGAGCATTCCGAGTTCATCGCATAAGTCCAAAAAATGTTGGTCTTGCGGATAATGAGAACCACGAACGAAGTTGCATCCCGTATCCTTGAGTATCTGGATATCAGCAACCATTTGCGAATACGGAGTAGACGGGCCGTAATTTGGAAAATACTCATGCCGATTATATCCCAAAAGCCTGACCGGTTCTCCATTTAAAAGTAACTTGCATCCTTCTGTTTTAACTTCGCGAAAACCAAAGCGCACGATCATGTCATCCTCGCCACAGCATAAATGCAGGCAATAGAGCGCAGGCGAATCCGGACTCCATAGTTCAGCATCACCAAGTGAAAGTGTCGTTTCAAAGCATCCACTTTCATCGGCTATGGCCGTTGCAGATTCGGCATTGATATCCAACGAAGTAATAGTGATCTCTTTGTCTTGGACACCTTGACCATCCAATCGCCCAGCGACTTTAACCAGACGATTTCCTAAATCCTGAACATCCACATGGACATCCATAATCGCATTGCCGGGAAGATGATGCAAAAAGACCTGACGAATAATGCCACCAAACTGATAGAAATCGAAAAATGCTTCGTGCATTGGCGTCCTCTCAAAATCAAATCGATTATCAGCCAGCACTATCAGTTCCCTTTCCCTTTTATCCGAGACAGGAAGCTCAACTTCAAAAGGGGAATAGCCGCAGAAATGCTCCTTCAGGCAAACGCCGTCAATAAGGATTCGACAGGTAAAGCTGACAGCTCCGAACTCTAACAGCGAGCGGCTGTTGGGCGCAATTTGCAGTATTCTGCGGTAGGCAGCGGTGCCACGTTTTGCACGTTGATCCGGTAGCGTATCGAAAGCAGCTGGTACTGGGGTACGCTTCTTAAAACATATGTTGGCTACTTCGACATCCAGCAGGGATTCTCCTTCAAAGAAGGCAAAATCCCAAAGGCCATCAAGCTCGTCGACCTGGCGTTTAGAGTAATGAGGAAATGGTTTCATTATTAAACAAACACACTGACATAGTCAAAATGCTCCGTCGATCAAACAATGTAGAATTAATTCAGGTTTTCGCCCATTGACCCGTTTCAGGCGAATCAAGAGCAAATACATTAAGCTTCAACCGGCTTCAGCTCAGGCTTCTTCTGCTTGATCGCAGTCTTTACCAGATTTGCGCCAAACTCCCAAAGAGGCCCGGGGAAGCGCTGGCAATCAGTGAGCACATCATCGAAGGCGTTCACAAATCTCGAGACTTCCTTATCACCGATGATGAGTGGCGGTAGAATCTTAACGATATCCAGATTATGCCCGGCAACATGGCTCAGTATACGATGCTTGGAAAGCAAGGTGCTGACGATCATTTGCGGAAAGAGCCCTTTATCAACAGCATGAATTGCCTTCCAGGCCATCTTCAGTTTGAGCGCTTTCGGCTGGTGGAATTCGATTGCGATCATGCAGCCTTTACCACGCACTTCTTTGATCAATTCGTGCTTATCCTGCAACTTGCGCAAGCCCGTCATCAATGCATTGCCGGCCTTTTCACTGTTTTCGTTGATCTTCTCCTCCTTGAGCAGATGGAGCGTCGCAAGACCACAGGCCATAGCCAGATTATTCCGGCCAAAGGTTGTGGAATGAACCACACAACGATCGAGCCGGGAAAAGACGCCCTGATGAATGCTGCGACGCGTCACAACTGCACCACAAGGCACATAACCACCACTCAAAGCCTTGGCCATGGTGATAATGTCCGGCTCCAGATTCCAATGTTCGAACCCAAAAGTTTTACCAGTGCGTGACAGCCCGGTCTGGACTTCATCCATGATAAAGAGCGCACCATGCCGACGGCAAAGATCCTGAGCCGTGGAAAGAAAGTGCTCAGCTGGAATGTTGACTCCCTTACCTTGAATCGGCTCCGCCATCAAGGCTGCGACATCACCTTTGCTCAACTCATGCTCAAGAGCAGATAAGTCATTAAAAGGAATCGCCTCCATCCCTGGGAGAAACGGACCAAAGCCTTCTTGAAAATTGCCGTTGTTCGTCGCAGAAAGCGCACCGTAGGTTAAGCCATGATAACTGCCAGATAGAGTCAATATTCGCTTACGACCTGTCGCGCCACGGGCAAACTTCAGCGCTCCCTCGACTGCTTCTGTCCCAGAATTGCAAAAGAAAACGGCTTCTAGATGCGGAGGAGTCATTTCCACGATCTTCTCTGCCAACAAACCACTCATCAGAGCGCAGTCCATCTGGACCATGTTCGGCAGATCCATCTCCAGCACATCTTCGATCGCCTTGCGGATCACCGGGTGGTTACGCCCGACATTGTAAACACCATAGCCACTCAGAAAATCCAGATAGTCCTGGCCATCCATATCGTAGAGATATGCACCTTCGGCCCGGGCGTAGACCTTATCAAAGCCAATCGTCTGCAAAACCTTAACCAACGTCCGGTTGACGTGGGCTTCGTGCAGCCCGTAATTCTCGCCCTGACGAGCCGTTACGATTTCTTTAAGGTCGAACATGGAAGATGTGAGCTGACATAAATATCAACTCATGTTGCGCACGATCAAAAAGGCCTCGTGGAAAATTGCAAACCTCTGATTTCAATTACTGCCAGATACAGACCGTAATTAGATTGCTTTCAGCTTTTCGACAATCTCCTGGATAACAAATTCTGGAGTTGAAGCACCTGCCGTCACCCCAACCTTCGTGTAACGGGATTTGATGTGCTCGAAATCCAGCTCTGCAGCAGTCTCAACATGGTAAGCAGGCAGCTTTTCTTTTTCAACCAGTGCTGCGAGCTTACGGGTGTTGGCTGAATGACGACCTCCAACAACGACAATCGCCTCGGCTCCACCGTCTTTCAAGACGTGGATATCACTTTGGCGCTCTTTGGTGGCGCCACAAATCGTGTCAAAAACAATCGCTTCCGGAAAACGCTCCTTAAGGATTTCAGAAAGTCTCCAGAATTCATCCGTAAACATGGTCGACTGAGAAACCATGCAGACCTTGTCTCCCAACTCAGGAAGATTACGAATGTCCTCTTCGTTTTTCACCACATGGCCATTGTCAGCTGTATAGCCCATCAAGCCCATCACTTCAGGATGCTTTGGGTCTCCAAAAATAACTGTGCTATAGCCTTTGCGGGAATGCATTTTGATCTTCCCCGCGATAATACCTACGTCCGGACAAGTCGCATCCTTGAAATCCATCCCTAGGTTCTTCAAATACTGGCGGCGCTCCGGCGAAATACCATGTGCACGGACCACAAGGACACCGTTCTCGCGATCTTCATCGCTGACAACGACTTCTGTCGCACTCTGATAGTCACCAACCTCTTGAATACCAGTGGCTTCGAGCCTTTCCATCATCTGCTTGTTGTGGATAAGGGGGCCGTCTGTATAGACAGGACGTTTACCCTCCGACGCAAATTTCGAAGCAATGTCGATTGCGCGCTCTACTCCCCAGCAGAAACCCGCACTTTTAGCTCTAAGAACTTCCATATAGTGATCCCAATAATAATATTGGTTCGCAATATTGTCTAGTCTGGTGAGAATTCAAGTTTAAAAGGCAAATGGGCGATAAAGTCCGAAGATCAAAAGTACTAAGCCAGAGCCTGCCA
The Rubellicoccus peritrichatus DNA segment above includes these coding regions:
- a CDS encoding glycoside hydrolase family 2 protein, translating into MKPFPHYSKRQVDELDGLWDFAFFEGESLLDVEVANICFKKRTPVPAAFDTLPDQRAKRGTAAYRRILQIAPNSRSLLEFGAVSFTCRILIDGVCLKEHFCGYSPFEVELPVSDKRERELIVLADNRFDFERTPMHEAFFDFYQFGGIIRQVFLHHLPGNAIMDVHVDVQDLGNRLVKVAGRLDGQGVQDKEITITSLDINAESATAIADESGCFETTLSLGDAELWSPDSPALYCLHLCCGEDDMIVRFGFREVKTEGCKLLLNGEPVRLLGYNRHEYFPNYGPSTPYSQMVADIQILKDTGCNFVRGSHYPQDQHFLDLCDELGMLVWEEALGWGQREKQLTDKRFQEHHRVSLEEMVARSYNHPSIIIWGFLNEASSDEEFARPIFEESISYLRSAGGNRLVSYASMFPDKDLYFGLCDVVSINMYPGWYGCEDHPDPLSLIVPHIRAQIEKLAAAGLDDRPFLISEIGCEGLRGWHDEQRDFHSEEYQHDYLKLVCEEAVANQNLLGVCLWHFSDAKTYAGGRALMRPRAFNNKGTFDEYRRPKLGRDAVRSAFIKSQS
- the ispH gene encoding 4-hydroxy-3-methylbut-2-enyl diphosphate reductase → MEVLRAKSAGFCWGVERAIDIASKFASEGKRPVYTDGPLIHNKQMMERLEATGIQEVGDYQSATEVVVSDEDRENGVLVVRAHGISPERRQYLKNLGMDFKDATCPDVGIIAGKIKMHSRKGYSTVIFGDPKHPEVMGLMGYTADNGHVVKNEEDIRNLPELGDKVCMVSQSTMFTDEFWRLSEILKERFPEAIVFDTICGATKERQSDIHVLKDGGAEAIVVVGGRHSANTRKLAALVEKEKLPAYHVETAAELDFEHIKSRYTKVGVTAGASTPEFVIQEIVEKLKAI
- a CDS encoding aspartate aminotransferase family protein, which codes for MFDLKEIVTARQGENYGLHEAHVNRTLVKVLQTIGFDKVYARAEGAYLYDMDGQDYLDFLSGYGVYNVGRNHPVIRKAIEDVLEMDLPNMVQMDCALMSGLLAEKIVEMTPPHLEAVFFCNSGTEAVEGALKFARGATGRKRILTLSGSYHGLTYGALSATNNGNFQEGFGPFLPGMEAIPFNDLSALEHELSKGDVAALMAEPIQGKGVNIPAEHFLSTAQDLCRRHGALFIMDEVQTGLSRTGKTFGFEHWNLEPDIITMAKALSGGYVPCGAVVTRRSIHQGVFSRLDRCVVHSTTFGRNNLAMACGLATLHLLKEEKINENSEKAGNALMTGLRKLQDKHELIKEVRGKGCMIAIEFHQPKALKLKMAWKAIHAVDKGLFPQMIVSTLLSKHRILSHVAGHNLDIVKILPPLIIGDKEVSRFVNAFDDVLTDCQRFPGPLWEFGANLVKTAIKQKKPELKPVEA